The Elephas maximus indicus isolate mEleMax1 chromosome 17, mEleMax1 primary haplotype, whole genome shotgun sequence DNA segment gaagaaagtcctggtgatacaCTTCCAAAAAGTTAGCATTGAATGCTTTGTGGAGcatagctctgctctgacacacatgggattgccataagtcaaagccaactcaatggcaaccgataCTTAATACCTGGTAGTATATGTTTTCCAGAAGAGTACAGAAAATTGCATATAAGGCATGGAATGTGCtttcttgttgtggttgttgttagctttcATTGAGCAGATTTTCAACTCTTACCGATCTCACATGACAAAACAGAactacaccacagggttttctaggctgtaacctttacagaagcatactgccatgtatttctcccagagagccacttggtgggattgaactgccaacctttcagttaacagcagagtgcttaaccattgtaccaacaGGGCTCAGAACACTCAAGATTCCAAGTTATCAAAACAGTTCTTGGATGTTCAGGCTGGTCAGTACTGATTCACCCTTATAGCACAGAAACTAAAAATGATATAATTTAATTTGATGTTTATTTTCGTGACTCATAATACAGGAATCCCAGAGTCTGTAACTTCAAACATAGAACAGGGACAGGGAGTGAGAACTGGAAATACCTGAATCATAAGACTTGCATTTGTTTCACACTGTATAAATAAACAACTACCTAAAATTTCTCCTTGTTTCTCTATAAAATTCCCAGAGGAAAATGGCAGCAGGAAATCACTCCACAGTGACTGAGTTCATCCTCGCTGGGCTAACAGAAAAACCAGAGCTCCATCtggtcctctttcttttcttcctaggaaCTTATGTGGTCACAGTGGTGGGGAACCTGGGCATGGTTACGTTGATTGTGCTCAGTTCTCACCTGCATGTccccatgtactatttcctcagcAATTTGTCCTTCGTTGATCTCTGCCAGTCCACTGTCATTACCcccaaaatgctggtgaactttTTGACAGAGGAGAACACTATCTCCTACCCTGAATGCATGACTCAGCTCTATCACTTTATTGTTTTTGCTATTGCAGAGTGTCATATGTTGTCTGTGATGGCATATGATTGCTATGTTTCCATCTGTAACCCATTGCTTTACAATGTCACCATGTCTTATCAGGTCTGCTCCTGGTTGGTAGTTGAGGTATGTATGATGGGCTTGACTGTTGCAACAGCTCACACAGGTTGTATGCTAAGAGTGATTCTCTGCAAGGCTACAATAATCAACCATTATTTCTGTGACATTTTATCACTTCTGGAGCTCTCCTGCTCCAATACCTACATCAATGAAGTGGTACTTTTGTGCTtcagtgtatttaatattcttgcaCCAACCTTGACCATCATTGGCTCCTATGTCTCCATCATTGCCAGCATACTGCGAATCCACTCCACTGAGGGTAGGTCCAAAGCCTTCAGCACATGCAGCTGCTACATCTCGGCTGTTACACTCTTTTATGGTTCTCTAGCATTCATGTACCTACTGCCATCAAATGTCAGCTCCATGGACCAAATCAAAGTGTCTTCTCTGTTTTACACCATTATTGTGCCAATGCTGAACCCcctgatctacagcctgaggaataaggaCGTCAAAGTTGCTTTCAATAAAATCATTGAGAAAAGACCATTTTGCATTAGCAAAGATTTATAATTCTTGGAGACGATTCGGTAAGGAAGGAGTCCAGAGACAGCAACATATATACACAAGTAGTGAGATTACTGCCAACAATTTTTTTAGAGGAAAGCTCCCAAGGTTAAGACTGGATTCATAGTGTCACATGGAGGAAagccacatgaaaaaaaaaaaaggagtgtcaATTCTAGGAAGTCCCAGAGGTCACCCATAGTAAGCCATAGTACctctaatcattttttaaaaaatcttcaaagGACTTTATGTGGTGCGGCTATGATTTATACGCATGGGATTTGGCACTTTGTTAGATAAGACTTACCTATCATGAGTCATAGAATGATCTGTTTGGTCTGTATCCTTTGATCTTCTTAATACTTAGTGTATTGGCCCTTGTTTATTAATAAGTGTGCAAATAAGCTAGAAAAAAACTAGtatctaaaataaataatttttaaccaTTTGAAATCTACAAGATCAATGTGTACTAGTTACTAAGTCCAGAAAGCTGTACTAAGGAATATGGGGGGATATGATGGATGATAAGACATAATTCCTGCCCACAAGATGATAACTGTATGGTGGAAGATAACCCTGAGCAACCCTTGGCGGGACCAGCTTCCTCCAGCTCctcctgccagttgctgagttcCCACATCTTCTCTTGCTGGTGGTAGCAGAACCTGGATGTATTTCTCCATCCCTCCCTAGAATGGTTCTTCAGTCTTAAAAACCAGATAGTTCACTTTACTTTTAGAACCACTTCTAGATGAGAACTCCTGGTGTGTTCATTTTAGTGCTTCTGAGATTCAAAGCCTCCAGAACAGTCACATTAAGGAGAAACAAGCACGGACATCTCCATATAACTTCATGCTCTTTACTGCTCATCTCTGTAAAGCTATGCCCAGAAGCAGAGCACgggctactgttttttttttttttttgactaagcGTGAGCGTTTAACAGTGGTTAAAGTGgatttttaaaatcatctgaAAGGCTTAGCATGCATGAAACTGTGCTTGCTTTGTTATTAGCTTGTCatcgaattaaaaaaaattgtcatcgagtcgatttctacctatagtgaccctataggacagagaagaactgccgatagggtttccaaggagtgcctggtggattcaaactgctgaacttttgattagcagcagtagctcttaactaccacgccaccagtgtttctaaaCATGTAACGTTGATATCCCAACGTGATGTCACTTTTTACCTAACCATGTAAAAGCACAAGTTTTAATGACAGAGGTGAGGATATTTCCCTTTTTGGAAACTAGAAGGAATATCTGTCCTCATTTTCTTTGTACTAATCAGTCCTTATCCACACACTTCATGTGTtaatgctacaaaaaaaaaaaaaagtttgttcatctatatacgtatatatgcatatgattcttgtatttatatacttttatgtataacatatatgtgtatgtatctgtATTATACACATAAATGCATACTGCTTAGATATGTTTTACAAGGGCTATGTGTGAGTTGTTTTTATTGCATTACTCTAGGCATTGAACAAACATTCAGTGAGAAACTTTTTTTCCTCACTGATGGGTGATAGGTTAAATTAACTGTTTATAACAATTATATGTGTTTCAGAggatttatttatacatttcaaGTTTAATGAATTGCTTAGTATGGCCCTTGTAACCGTGGTCTTTGCGACTCAAACACAATGATTAATCATACTattcaaataaggtatatggaatctGTGATGGctgaggttgtgtgtcaacttggctaggccatgattcccaatattgtatggttgtaCTTCATATTACAcgttgtggatcctgacctctacagGTTGATGAGGCATTACCGGTATAGGGCGTGTCTTCGGTTGTAGCCTTGTAGGAGGGCGTGACTCAAGTCCTACCCTTACTAAAGTtatgcccttccctggggtgtggcctgcatctaagatatatgtTTGTGTCCTGGTGAAGCTCTTTCTCTCCTTATCTTGATACCACTTCTGGTTAGTTATCAACTGACTTCAGGTTCTTTGGACTCAGGCCTGCTGTCTGAACTGCTGATTCTTGGAATCACAGGGCCCCACAGCCCCACTGGCCCACGGCCTATTGCGTGAGGTGATTTGCCAGCTTtggcagccttgtgagccaggaGACTGTGATCTGATCTGCCAGTTTGGGCTTCTCAGCCACTGCAGCCACGCAGGTTGGGAGAAGACTaagcctgacccatgaatttgggacttaccaacctctacaactggatgagccatttcctttctatggttcgtgagttctgtgagacattgcagacAATTAGAGAACCCAAAGACGGGAGAGAGAGGACTGAGGGGacagggagtagttgatgttagagatgatagaGTGGCACAGCCATTTGGAAAAGTtgaacatttgggacatctttaacctcctctTCATAGACAtgagctttgtgctgatccttataaaagaaattattcatttagtatAAAAACTTTTTAAGGGTGTTAATGCATATAAAAATGTCTGAACCATCTCTAGTTATTCTGACAACTGGTGGAAGACATGCTATCGAAATATTAGAGTAGGTATTATACAGGTTCCAAAATGGACATAAAGCTCTCCcacaaaaaacaaaggaaaaaaaattgttaaaaaacctTGAAGGAGTAAACCTTtaacaaattagaaaagaaaatacaaaatgcaTAGTGCTTATAAAATACCTTCACAGAAGAATACATATAACCAAAAGTTTTAATAATAGTTGATAACAAGATATATTGAATATATTCTAACTTAAGCCCTATGATGAACTTGAATAATGTTGTCATAGTGAGTTTATCTTTCATCTCCTCtgacataagtttttttttttttttaatatccaaaaGAAAACAATTCTTCATTTACAATCACCATCTTCATGGACTTCAGTGTGTCACAGAGACAGAATTGACTTTTACCTACTACATtaattaggattaggtttggctgtgagacacacacatacacttgcaCACAAACAcaggaacacacacatatacacacacagcagAGTGCCTTAACCAGAAGACAATTCAGGGTTGGTGTGGTAGCTCACTCATCAGGGGTCACTTGTTCCTCTGCTGGCTCTGCCATGTAGCTTTTACCTTATGGTCCTAGATAATAGCTCCAAATCCATCATTCATTTCCGCCACCCAGTCAGCAGAAAGGAAGCTGTGAAAGAGAAGGGAATGCCCCCTCACTTGGAGAATACTACCTAGAAGTGACACTAATATCCACTAACATCCCTTTGGCTAGACTGAGTCACATTCCAAACCCAGGTGCAAGGAAGACTAAGAAATGCAGTGGTTATCTTGCATGGCCATGTGACAAACTAAGATTCAGGATACATATTactgaggaagaaaggagaataagTACAAATAATAATAGCCATTTCAGCCACATCTTACAAAATTTGTATTCAGTCCACAGACAACTCTATGTTGGGTTCTCAAGAGCTTAGCATTTGGATTAGGCATTGTATCTAAGAAAAATAATAGTGTTAAATGTGATTTAAATAGAATGCATatgcataaataaaatgtattaatattttaataactatTAAGATATGCTAGAAATGCATAAACTCTGCTCTGTGGGGTAGCTCATagaatatctcaacaaagctGGACTCATGTTTATGGCCTTGCCTTCATTCATGCTGCTTCCCTATCCTGAAATGTCCTTTGATTCCATCCTGCCTTTCCAAATTTTACACACCTTTCAATGAAAAGCTCAAGTGTTTGTTTCTCTGTGCATTTTTTAGCATACCAGGCTATCGTTAGGCACATTTCTAGTTCATCACACATCCTATAGTAATACTGTCTTTTCTGGTATTGGTTACTGTTAATGAatgcttgtagatgtatctgtcAAGATTGTCAAATTCTTGTGAACAGAAAATTGTGTTTTGCTTGTATCATATTTCTTGGTCTATAAGTTATATAattattgtttttgtgtgtgccatcaagtccattctgactcacagcaagcctgtagaacagagtagaactgcctcatagggtttcctaggctgtaaactttacgtaagtcttttctccatggagccactggtgagttcgaactgctgtctttttggttagcagcctagtgcatcACACtttgtgctaccaaggctccttatgtAATTATTTATATGCAAAATTTTCCACATGGGTTTATGGACTATTCTTTACTACGTTTTTGTCCTTCTTACTCCAATgtgcaaaaataattaaaaaataaacagattaaaGCCCCCCATCAATCAGTAATTAAAACATTTAAGGTAAACTCAACTAGGCAAATTATCtcaattattgtatttattcattataattattatattaaaatGATATAACATTTAATAAGTATTTTGAATCAATATTTCACAGTATAAATTTTATGCCAACCAAGGGAATTCAGTCTTTATAATTAAATAATCTCTATAATacatttgttttcacttttttaagacaattctcttctacttttaaaagaaaaaaggaattaaTCTCTCCAAGGTAGGCTTGTCAGGAACTCAAGGCAATATCTGCAAGATGCTTTCTTTCAGCCTCCAAATTAAAATATTCCAAATATGACTGTTTTATAAGTACATCATAATATCTAAATATTGTAAGAAGATAtcattgggaaaaaaataatacctTTTAAGTCCTATATTttaggttgttttctttttcctataggaaatcaatttagaaaatatattttttctatgtcTTCAACATTtcctgacattttcatttttaaaaatgtacatagTTTAGCTTGAAGGCTCCTGGAGCTCTAACAAGATCTTTCACATCTTTGTTTGAAATTCATAATGAAATAAGAGCAATAAATTACACTTATGTGAGAATGTTAAATACATGAGAACCAATGGGGAAAAGAGGAAATTCTAAATATTTCCTTGCCCAAGAGTTGATACCTGTGAGACATGAATCTAGTGGGAGATCATAGTGGCTGTTTATTTCTATTCAGAACCTTAGCATCTATATCCAGAATACAAATTCTTTCTATCGTATCAACCAACCACTGCAAAATGCCTGATGCCCTTGGAGATCAGCATCATAAGAGATCAAGACAAGTGATGCATAGTAATTGCCAAAGGAGACCTTGAGGTTATGCCTCACTCAGCATCAGAGTACTGCAAGGTTAGTGTTCAGAACTATCCACCGGGATCATCAGAATCATTTTCCCCTCCAGAACAATGGAAGAGAAAAATGTACAGCATTGAGCTCTTTAGGAAGAAGGAGGATTGTGTTTGAATCCAAGTCTTTGATTCTTAGAATCTTAGAGTCCTCTTCTCTAGCTTCTGTCCCAATGTACTTAATGATGAGCATAACTAATTATGTATCTCCACTTTTCCTCTGTCTTacatatctagtgctgctgtaacagaaataccacaaacggatggctttaacaaacagatttcttttctcacagtttaggaagctagaagtctgaattcagggtgcaagctctATGGggatgctttctgtctctgttgtctctggaggaaggtccttgtctcttttgagcttctgctcctgggcaatcttcatgtggcttggcaactctcttccccatctctgctcctctTGCTtggttaatctcttttatatctcaaaagagattggctcaagatacaccctacactaatcctacctcataaacataacaaagacaacccattcccaactgggattataacaacagacacagaggttaggatttacaacacacattatGGGGGAAcctaattcagtccataacaccctcACTGTAACATTTACACACACAATTAATTTCCTTATCATCTCTCTGTCCCCTAAGTAATAAAATTATAGCAAACActtctttgttcattttaattCAGGCACAGAGATGCCTTTGTTCACTTACATTTAGTCTATGTTAACTTATCACTCACAATTTCATCTAACACATATTTGAGagccactgtgctaggcactttttTGAGTTTACAAtctaacccagtaacccagtgccgtcgagtcaattccgactcatagcgaccctataattaTAATCTAGGGAAGtagaaaaaaacagtaaatacTTTATGATAAGCAATACAGAATTAAACGATTGTTAAATGTAAACATGAACATATTCATGAATGTATAGAAAATGGTCTTATGGATTAAATTGGATTTTCTGCTATgccttaaatattattttagattttagaggGATAGGAACTGGAAGAAGAAGAATGTTAAGGAAATACGATGGGTCAAAACAAAGGGCCGTCCAAATGCCCTTTTGTGGAATAGCCAAAGtatgtgattgttgttgttatgtgcattCGAGTAAATTCCTACtcctagcaaccatataggacagagtagaactgtcccaaagggtttccaaggagcagctggtggatttgaactgttgaccctttggttagcagctgaactcttaaccactacttataggaaaatcaaagaagaaattataataaaactAATTTGTTTTTAGATGACACAAATCTTTGCATGCCGTGAAAATTGGCCTGAACTTTATCCATAGAACATGGAGAATATTGGTGGTATTTAAGAGTTTAATGTTGAGTAAAATAATTGTGAATCTCTGTATTATTACGTGTATTAATGTAAAAAGGCCAAATAGGAAAGATAggctaagaaaataaattatggcCATCAGCCTGGAAATGAACATGTTGGGCAATTGAAAGTTATTTTAGAGAGAAACTTAATAGATTGCaattaaaacaaaactaacaTGAAGTTCTTGCCACCAGTCAGTAACTGTGCTAAGCACCTTCAGGTgtcattttatttagttttcacgCCATCACCAAGAGATAGACATTAATATCTCTGTTTTTTTTCAGAGGCCTGGAGAGTAAAAGTggttttcccaaggtcacacagcaaacatGCAGCTGAACTGAGATTTGAATGCAGGATTGtctaacaatacaaaaaaaaccaaacccactgccgtcgagtcaattccgactcacaaaaAAAATAGTGCCCCttaaatttataaaatcatgAAATGCTAGAATTGAGAGAGGTACTAAAGATGATATATCCAATGCTCCATGCAGTGCTTTCGTCTTTGAACAATATAAATGCCAAGTGGTTATTCAGGCTATGCTTGAACAGTTCTAATTGTGAGTAGATGCTTGCACACTAAGGCAGCTGATTTCATTTCTGGATATTTCTGACTGGTAGAGTGTTCTTACTTCTTGTGAAACAAAATGTCTCTGCATGGTTTCCAGCAGTTCATTTTACTCCAGTCTCttgaaaacatataaaaaaaagtccaaaaaacCCTTTGCAGTTGAGTTAATTGCAACTCCTAGctaccctgtagtacagagtagaactgcccctctggGCTTCCAATGTTGTAGTCTGTAcagaggagactgccacatctttctaccatggagtggctggtgggttcaaaccactaacctttcagttaccacccGAGCTgtcacccactgcaccaccagggctctttaaaaagTGTCCAACACCTCTTAAATATAACATTGTAACCAGTTGAAGA contains these protein-coding regions:
- the LOC126061059 gene encoding putative olfactory receptor 8G3, with the protein product MAAGNHSTVTEFILAGLTEKPELHLVLFLFFLGTYVVTVVGNLGMVTLIVLSSHLHVPMYYFLSNLSFVDLCQSTVITPKMLVNFLTEENTISYPECMTQLYHFIVFAIAECHMLSVMAYDCYVSICNPLLYNVTMSYQVCSWLVVEVCMMGLTVATAHTGCMLRVILCKATIINHYFCDILSLLELSCSNTYINEVVLLCFSVFNILAPTLTIIGSYVSIIASILRIHSTEGRSKAFSTCSCYISAVTLFYGSLAFMYLLPSNVSSMDQIKVSSLFYTIIVPMLNPLIYSLRNKDVKVAFNKIIEKRPFCISKDL